A genomic region of Arvicola amphibius chromosome 7, mArvAmp1.2, whole genome shotgun sequence contains the following coding sequences:
- the Srsf5 gene encoding serine/arginine-rich splicing factor 5 isoform X2 has protein sequence MSGCRVFIGRLNPAAREKDVERFFKGYGRIRDIDLKRGFGFVEFEDPRDADDAVYELDGKELCSERVTIEHARARSRGGRGRGRYSDRFSSRRPRNDRRNAPPVRTENRLIVENLSSRVSWQDLKDFMRQAGEVTFADAHRPKLNEGVVEFASYGDLKNAIEKLSGKEINGRKIKLIEGSKRHRSRSRSRSRTRSSSRSRSRSRSRRSKSYSRSRSRSRSRSKSRSGSRSPVPEKSQKRGSSSRSKSPASVDRQRSRSRSRSRSVDSGN, from the exons ATGAGTGGCTGTCGGGTGTTCATCGGGAGACTAAATCCAGCAGCGAGGGAGAAAGATGTGGAAAGATTCTTCAAGGGTTATGGACGGATCAGAGATATTGATCTGAAAAGAGGTTTTGGGTTTGTG GAATTTGAGGACCCAAGGGATGCAGATGATGCTGTGTATGAACTTGATGGAAAAGAGCTTTGCAGTGAAAG GGTTACTATTGAACATGCTCGTGCTCGGTCTCGAGGCGGGCGAGGAAGAGGACGATACTCCGACCGCTTTAGTAGTCGCAGACCACGAAATGATAGACG AAATGCTCCACCTGTAAGGACTGAAAATCGCCTTATAGTTGAGAATTTATCCTCAAGAGTCAGCTGGCAG GACCTCAAAGATTTCATGAGACAAGCTGGGGAAGTAACCTTTGCGGATGCACATCGACCTAAACTAAATGAAGG GGTAGTTGAGTTTGCCTCTTATGGTGACTTAAAGAATGCTATTGAAAAGCTTTCTGGAAAGGAAATTAACGggagaaaaatcaaattaatcGAAGGCAGCAAACGTCATAG GTCAAGAAGCAGGTCACGATCTCGGACCAGGAGTTCCTCTAGGTCCCGCAGCCGATCTCGTTCCCGTAGGAGCAAGTCTTACAGCCGCTCAAGGAGCAGGAGCCGGAGTCGGAGCAAGTCCCGTTCTGGTAGTAGGTCTCCTGTGCCTGAGAAGAGCCAGAAACGTGGTTCTTCAAGTAGATCTAAGTCTCCAGCATCTGTGGATCGCCAGAGGTCCCGGTCCCGGTCCAGGTCCAGATCAGTTGACAGTGGCAATTAA
- the Srsf5 gene encoding serine/arginine-rich splicing factor 5 isoform X1, with protein sequence MSGCRVFIGRLNPAAREKDVERFFKGYGRIRDIDLKRGFGFVEFEDPRDADDAVYELDGKELCSERVTIEHARARSRGGRGRGRYSDRFSSRRPRNDRRNAPPVRTENRLIVENLSSRVSWQDLKDFMRQAGEVTFADAHRPKLNEGVVEFASYGDLKNAIEKLSGKEINGRKIKLIEGSKRHSRSRSRSRSRTRSSSRSRSRSRSRRSKSYSRSRSRSRSRSKSRSGSRSPVPEKSQKRGSSSRSKSPASVDRQRSRSRSRSRSVDSGN encoded by the exons ATGAGTGGCTGTCGGGTGTTCATCGGGAGACTAAATCCAGCAGCGAGGGAGAAAGATGTGGAAAGATTCTTCAAGGGTTATGGACGGATCAGAGATATTGATCTGAAAAGAGGTTTTGGGTTTGTG GAATTTGAGGACCCAAGGGATGCAGATGATGCTGTGTATGAACTTGATGGAAAAGAGCTTTGCAGTGAAAG GGTTACTATTGAACATGCTCGTGCTCGGTCTCGAGGCGGGCGAGGAAGAGGACGATACTCCGACCGCTTTAGTAGTCGCAGACCACGAAATGATAGACG AAATGCTCCACCTGTAAGGACTGAAAATCGCCTTATAGTTGAGAATTTATCCTCAAGAGTCAGCTGGCAG GACCTCAAAGATTTCATGAGACAAGCTGGGGAAGTAACCTTTGCGGATGCACATCGACCTAAACTAAATGAAGG GGTAGTTGAGTTTGCCTCTTATGGTGACTTAAAGAATGCTATTGAAAAGCTTTCTGGAAAGGAAATTAACGggagaaaaatcaaattaatcGAAGGCAGCAAACGTCATAG CAGGTCAAGAAGCAGGTCACGATCTCGGACCAGGAGTTCCTCTAGGTCCCGCAGCCGATCTCGTTCCCGTAGGAGCAAGTCTTACAGCCGCTCAAGGAGCAGGAGCCGGAGTCGGAGCAAGTCCCGTTCTGGTAGTAGGTCTCCTGTGCCTGAGAAGAGCCAGAAACGTGGTTCTTCAAGTAGATCTAAGTCTCCAGCATCTGTGGATCGCCAGAGGTCCCGGTCCCGGTCCAGGTCCAGATCAGTTGACAGTGGCAATTAA
- the Slc10a1 gene encoding sodium/bile acid cotransporter, which translates to MEVHNVSVPFNFSLPPGFGHRATDKALSVVLVFMLLFIMLSLGCTMEFSKIKAHFLRPKGVIIAMLSQYGIMPLTAFVLGKVFRLNPIEALAILICGCSPGGNLSNLFTLAMKGDMNLSIVMTTCSSFTALGMMPLLLYIYTKGIYDGDLKDKVPYKGIMVSLVMVLIPCSIGIFLKTKKPQYVPYIVKGGLIITFCLSVAVTVLSVINVGNSIVFAMTPPLLATSSLMPFAGFLLGYILSALFQLNPRCSRTISMETGFQNVQLCSTILNVTFPPEVIGPLFFFPLLYMIFQLAEGFLFIVIFRCYEKFKPPEGETKLTYKAAATQDTTPEAPEKGTHNGNVPSTQPSPSPNGLDSGQVAI; encoded by the exons ATGGAGGTGCACAATGTATCGGTCCCCTTCAATTTCTCTCTGCCGCCTGGCTTTGGCCACCGCGCCACAGACAAGGCACTGAGCGTCGTCCTGGTGTTCATGCTGCTATTCATCATGCTCTCCTTGGGCTGCACCATGGAGTTCAGCAAGATCAAGGCTCACTTCCTAAGGCCCAAAGGGGTGATTATTGCCATGTTGTCGCAGTACGGCATCATGCCCCTCACTGCCTTTGTCCTGGGCAAGGTCTTCCGTCTAAACCCAATTGAGGCACTGGCTATCCTGATCTGTGGCTGCTCTCCTGGAGGGAACCTGTCCAACCTCTTCACCCTGGCCATGAAGGGGGACATGAACCTCAG CATTGTGATGACCACCTGCTCCTCCTTCACTGCCTTGGGCATGATGCCTCTCCTCTTGTACATCTACACCAAAGGCATCTATGATGGGGATCTGAAGGACAAGGTGCCCTACAAAGGCATTATGGTATCACTGGTCATGGTTCTCATTCCTTGTAGCATAGGGATCTTCCTCAAAACCAAAAAGCCACAATATGTTCCCTACATCGTCAAG GGAGGGTTGATCATCACTTTCTGCCTCAGCGTGGCTGTCACAGTCCTGTCTGTCATCAATGTGGGCAACAGCATTGTGTTCGCCATGACTCCACCACTGCTGGCCACCTCTTCCCTGATGCCTTTCGCTGGCTTCCTTCTGGGCTAcatcctctctgctctcttccagcTCAATCCACG CTGCAGCCGCACCATCAGCATGGAAACAGGATTCCAAAACGTTCAACTCTGTTCTACCATCCTCAATGTGACCTTTCCCCCTGAAGTCATTGGaccacttttcttctttcctcttctgtatATGATTTTCCAACTTGCAGAAGGATTTCTCTTCATTGTTATCTTTCGGTGCTATGAGAAATTCAAGCCTCCCGAGG GTGAAACAAAGTTGACCTACAAGGCTGCTGCCACTCAAGATACTACTCCAGAAGCTCCAGAAAAAGGCACCCACAATGGGAATGTTCCTTCTACACAACCTAGCCCTTCCCCCAATGGCCTGGATTCTGGTCAGGTGGCAATTTAA